Proteins encoded together in one Candidatus Dependentiae bacterium window:
- a CDS encoding sodium:alanine symporter family protein, giving the protein MALIDFFKWFNEITALPATVIFFGVAVLLTLKTRFVQLRSFRYFLQLLRKGFQESDTKEQDVKTINPFHALFTAMASTIGMGNLVVPAVAIYSGGPGALFWLLIYIFFGCVTKFAEVSYAVESRVKMDDGTVIGGPMQYLKYIASWLGGWYMFVIAFLYMSWSALQANTLALICFQEGISKIYIGIALSLLMIFVLRGGARRVGVIASKLVPIMFTLYVVFAMFILLRDISAVYQAFSLIFTSAFSSTAALGGYVGVALLQAMRSGIYRGIFITEAGIGTSSIAHAIADTKKPSDQGVLAMYSMMSDAFLSTISGLLVLVTGVWMQGNFRSTFIYEAFKMHAPAAGDIILLITISLFVLTTVIGNTFNGKQSFALLTHNKYISVYLSMSVVAIFVGALADVEFMWAYLDVLLTLIAIPNVLGLLYLAFKKPKVLEVN; this is encoded by the coding sequence ATGGCTTTAATAGATTTTTTTAAGTGGTTTAATGAGATTACTGCATTGCCAGCAACAGTTATATTTTTTGGTGTGGCTGTGCTTTTGACACTTAAAACAAGGTTTGTGCAACTTCGTTCATTTCGTTATTTTTTACAACTTTTGCGTAAAGGATTCCAGGAGTCAGATACAAAAGAGCAAGATGTAAAAACAATTAATCCATTTCATGCGCTTTTTACTGCAATGGCAAGTACTATCGGCATGGGAAACCTGGTGGTGCCAGCGGTTGCTATTTATTCTGGTGGGCCTGGTGCGTTGTTTTGGTTACTTATTTATATTTTCTTTGGATGTGTAACAAAATTCGCAGAGGTTTCTTATGCGGTTGAGTCTCGGGTAAAAATGGATGATGGTACTGTTATTGGCGGGCCAATGCAATACCTTAAATATATTGCTTCATGGCTTGGTGGTTGGTATATGTTTGTAATTGCTTTTTTATATATGAGTTGGTCTGCTTTGCAGGCAAACACGCTAGCATTGATTTGCTTTCAAGAAGGTATTTCAAAGATATATATTGGTATTGCTCTATCGTTATTGATGATTTTTGTTCTTCGTGGCGGTGCGCGGCGAGTTGGGGTAATTGCGAGCAAATTAGTACCAATTATGTTTACACTGTATGTTGTGTTTGCAATGTTTATTTTATTGCGGGATATTTCAGCGGTTTATCAGGCATTTTCTCTTATTTTTACCAGTGCATTTTCATCAACTGCTGCACTGGGTGGTTATGTTGGTGTTGCGTTGTTACAAGCAATGCGATCGGGTATTTATCGTGGTATTTTTATTACTGAAGCGGGTATTGGGACCTCCTCAATTGCACATGCAATTGCGGATACCAAAAAACCATCTGATCAAGGTGTACTTGCGATGTATTCCATGATGAGCGATGCATTTTTATCTACTATTTCAGGGCTTCTTGTTTTAGTTACTGGTGTCTGGATGCAGGGTAATTTTAGAAGTACGTTTATCTATGAAGCATTTAAAATGCACGCACCTGCAGCAGGTGACATTATCTTGCTTATTACGATTTCATTATTTGTGTTAACCACTGTGATTGGTAATACATTTAATGGTAAGCAAAGCTTTGCACTTTTGACACATAATAAGTATATTTCCGTTTATTTAAGTATGAGCGTTGTGGCAATTTTTGTTGGCGCGTTGGCTGATGTTGAATTTATGTGGGCTTATTTGGATGTATTATTGACACTTATTGCGATACCAAACGTTCTCGGTTTGCTTTATTTAGCGTTTAAAAAACCTAAAGTGCTTGAGGTAAATTAG
- the ruvA gene encoding Holliday junction branch migration protein RuvA — protein sequence MINHISGTITAITQDSIILTSGPIGFSLYVANSAFFKINQKITIQVYMYWHQENGPSFFGFTKPAERHLFVLIISCSGIGPRIALSILSHMSPSEFVEAIQTANERALSAVNGIGTKKAEHIIVQLKHKISQLIEEGVDLGAQGESVQQRNQLVDVLKSLNYSRSEINNTLTHLNEQYNDPTLPFDKLMRHALAFLAKKL from the coding sequence ATGATTAATCACATAAGTGGAACCATAACAGCCATTACACAAGATTCTATTATTCTTACTTCTGGACCTATAGGATTTTCCCTATATGTGGCAAACTCTGCATTTTTTAAAATAAACCAAAAAATTACCATACAGGTTTATATGTATTGGCATCAGGAAAATGGCCCATCTTTTTTTGGTTTTACTAAGCCAGCAGAGCGACATCTTTTTGTTTTAATTATCAGTTGTTCTGGCATTGGGCCGCGTATAGCTTTGTCTATTTTATCTCATATGAGCCCGTCAGAATTTGTAGAGGCAATTCAGACTGCAAATGAGCGCGCTCTGAGCGCGGTTAATGGTATTGGTACGAAAAAAGCAGAGCATATAATTGTTCAACTCAAACATAAAATCTCTCAATTAATCGAAGAAGGAGTTGATCTAGGTGCCCAAGGAGAAAGTGTCCAGCAGCGAAATCAGCTTGTTGATGTGCTTAAATCACTTAATTATTCTCGATCAGAAATTAACAATACACTGACTCATTTAAATGAGCAATACAACGATCCGACACTTCCATTTGATAAGCTTATGCGCCATGCATTAGCATTTTTAGCAAAAAAATTGTAA
- a CDS encoding Jag N-terminal domain-containing protein, protein MKSLVEAASSIFKAIEKGWNRAGCPQEFTIKILEKEETNFLGMTRKPAKVALFFVEGQESKPTTQYKQKKRFNNQQQKRFTAKEDERGNRRINQRHNQEKLPHDERQHRFSEKQRIEERSRQDQPRKDLRGEKRFDSQRTKQYQEKQQRTPERSEIHQPKEHEQKKPIKNVDEKKSSKTTMLFRSTHRRPVAGDNVTFHKTSTGEKKYVNQQTISSNKESDSGDNDSRDKKE, encoded by the coding sequence ATGAAATCATTAGTAGAAGCAGCATCTTCAATATTTAAAGCTATAGAAAAAGGCTGGAATCGTGCCGGTTGCCCTCAAGAATTTACGATAAAAATTCTTGAAAAGGAAGAAACAAATTTTTTGGGTATGACCCGTAAACCAGCAAAAGTCGCGCTTTTTTTTGTTGAAGGTCAAGAATCAAAGCCAACAACACAGTATAAACAAAAAAAACGTTTTAATAATCAACAACAAAAGCGTTTTACTGCCAAAGAAGATGAGCGCGGAAACCGCCGTATCAACCAGAGACATAATCAAGAAAAATTACCGCATGATGAAAGGCAGCATCGTTTTTCTGAGAAACAAAGAATAGAAGAACGCAGTCGTCAAGATCAGCCGAGAAAAGACCTGCGAGGAGAAAAGCGATTTGATAGCCAACGTACAAAACAATATCAAGAAAAACAGCAAAGAACTCCTGAGCGCTCAGAAATACATCAACCAAAAGAACACGAACAAAAAAAGCCGATAAAAAATGTTGATGAAAAAAAATCTTCAAAAACAACAATGCTTTTCAGAAGTACTCATCGTAGACCTGTTGCCGGAGATAACGTTACTTTTCATAAAACTTCAACTGGTGAAAAAAAATACGTGAATCAGCAAACGATTTCTTCTAACAAAGAAAGTGATTCTGGGGACAACGACTCTAGGGACAAAAAAGAATAG
- the mnmE gene encoding tRNA uridine-5-carboxymethylaminomethyl(34) synthesis GTPase MnmE — protein sequence MSFVARPGVLLSQDQESIIACCTPQGSGAIALLRLSGVDSFEIVTHISKLPGNKKIYQQKTHTIQYGWIVDTNGTTIDQVLFFLMRGPKTFTGQDTIEISCHNNPFIIEAIIQEAIKNGARLAQNGEFTKRSVLNGKIDLVQAEAINELIHAHTQQALKQSLAQLEGSLSGWLHTIENNLIKALALSEASFEFIDEEDLTFENQILQLLSDVLTHIKDIKKTFDQQQHIRNGIRIALIGAVNAGKSSLFNTLLSQERAIVTNIAGTTRDAIEAGIYRSGNYWTLVDTAGLRQTDDVVEELGIKKSFEQAHLADIILLVSDSLSQLYTEQKKIYTELLEKYRSKIICVNTKYDMQKYINDKKEEHSITVSSKTGHNITLLEQKIEKKIMQLLKRSESSFLLNKRQFNILLGLEKKLEKITPMLKENIQYELISYHLNDAISHINQLTGKSISEKGMDAVFREFCVGK from the coding sequence GTGTCTTTTGTAGCACGCCCTGGCGTTTTATTATCACAAGATCAAGAATCAATTATTGCTTGTTGCACACCACAAGGAAGTGGCGCAATAGCACTTTTGCGTTTGTCAGGAGTCGATAGTTTCGAAATCGTAACACATATCAGCAAATTACCTGGCAACAAAAAAATATATCAGCAAAAAACACATACTATTCAATATGGCTGGATAGTTGATACTAACGGTACTACTATTGATCAGGTTTTGTTTTTTTTAATGCGAGGCCCAAAAACATTCACTGGCCAAGACACAATAGAAATTAGCTGCCACAACAATCCATTTATTATTGAAGCAATTATCCAAGAGGCTATTAAAAATGGTGCACGATTAGCACAAAATGGTGAATTTACCAAACGATCGGTCTTGAATGGCAAAATTGATTTGGTACAAGCAGAAGCAATTAATGAGCTTATTCATGCACATACACAACAAGCACTCAAACAATCTCTTGCTCAGCTTGAAGGAAGTTTGTCTGGCTGGTTACATACAATTGAAAACAATTTAATTAAGGCTCTAGCGCTTTCTGAAGCAAGTTTTGAGTTTATCGATGAAGAAGATCTAACCTTTGAAAATCAAATTTTACAATTACTTTCTGATGTACTTACACATATTAAGGATATTAAAAAAACATTTGACCAACAACAACATATACGTAATGGTATTAGAATTGCACTTATTGGAGCTGTAAATGCTGGAAAATCATCATTATTTAATACATTGCTTAGTCAAGAACGAGCTATTGTTACTAATATTGCTGGCACAACTCGTGATGCTATTGAAGCAGGTATATATAGAAGTGGAAACTATTGGACATTAGTTGACACGGCAGGACTACGACAAACTGATGATGTTGTTGAAGAACTTGGTATTAAAAAATCTTTTGAACAAGCACATTTAGCCGATATTATTTTACTTGTGAGCGACTCATTATCTCAGCTCTATACTGAACAAAAAAAAATATATACAGAACTGCTTGAAAAATATCGCAGCAAAATAATTTGTGTGAACACTAAGTATGATATGCAAAAATATATAAATGATAAAAAAGAGGAACATAGTATTACTGTTTCAAGTAAAACCGGACATAACATAACACTTCTTGAACAAAAAATAGAAAAAAAAATCATGCAGTTATTAAAACGCAGCGAATCATCGTTTCTCCTCAATAAACGGCAATTTAACATTTTGCTCGGCTTAGAAAAAAAATTAGAAAAAATCACACCAATGCTTAAAGAAAATATCCAGTACGAACTCATCTCATATCATTTAAATGATGCAATTTCTCACATAAATCAACTAACAGGCAAAAGCATCAGCGAAAAAGGAATGGATGCTGTTTTTCGTGAATTTTGTGTTGGTAAGTAA